The Lolium perenne isolate Kyuss_39 chromosome 6, Kyuss_2.0, whole genome shotgun sequence genome segment GAGAGGGGAGAATGGAGCAGCGGAGCAGTGGAGCTGGTGGGGCTGGCGGCGGCCGCCGGTCACCGGCCTGAAACCCTAGGGAGGTCGGTAGAGAGGAGAAGACCGTGAGGGTTATGCGGTGTGTTTTTTTTTATTCCTTGCGAGGGTGGATGTGAATTTtcgtttgcaaaaaaaaaaattagatgtgagcccacactagtagaaaacccaccctttagtaccggttccagagggccttTAGTGTGCTTCCACGTGGACATGGAGGAGCCCGCGGGGCtggagacctttggtaccggttcggaaccggtactaaagggtaccGGTGCCATttttttatatcaatttttttttctatttttcactccctctttttatctattttttcgaattattttccactccctctttttatctattttttcagaatttctaatattttagttatttgataagtatagtctctaactacacttatctctagtcaaattacttactcgtggtcaaacttcccgctcggtcacccatcctcccactactcccgcactagcacgcttaacttccgggtTCCTTCCCATCTCACTTCGAAGTGGTTCGCGCGCATGTtattgatagtagtatcatatcaatcctattaacatgttggtcacgatatcacacttctttattgtttgaattccacatgattattttaataaacaaaagtaaagatgtaaaaataatattgaataaataaataaccaataaatttttaattatttttactttttaaatatattttaaattttaatttttttgcaaaatctaaaatttgaaaatttgtaaatctaaaaatttactaacctttatggttaagtaatagtaatctttatgcagggagAAATTATTcatttaaatttaaaaaaaaataaaaatatatatataatccTGAATTTCTGGCGTAAACTAAAatgttcctgctttcatatttccatttggaattttgagaatctaaaaattggctaaccgggtaaacccaggtagaatcggatgtaactttttcccacgatcattttgatatattatacgctttTTTCCGGCGtcggatgcaaaagttaatgccattTTACCTTTTGCTAAACTTTTTATGCAATAAAAGTCAAAGTTCaaatttcttaatttcaccgaatagtaggttgcataacatataagaatctgaaaacattttattttttgagttttctatcatttttttatattttacaaagcaaaaaaaggcgatccactggGGGGgtggtggaggtgcgtggggagcaggcgaaccggtactaaaggtctaccctttagtaccgattcgtgtcacgaaccggtactaaaggttttccggctgacgccaaccctttagcaccggttcgtgacatgaaccggtactaaaggtcctgcacgaaccggtactaaagatcatgcacgaaccggtactaaagatcctgcacaaaccggtactaaaggttaccggcGCCCCAAGCAGTGAAACTGGTATTAAtgcaacctttagtaccggttcgtaaagaAACCGGTACAAAATGCCTGGACGGAAGCCTAATTTTCTACTAGTGCCACCGTCAGCCACTGCAGACGAGCCATGGAGCGGCAGATGGCCTAAGAAGAGAGGCAGCTCTACAGGCTTACGCTATTtagtaattttacaaaaaaaagtcAGTCTTTCTTTCACACAGCCCACACTGAGTCAGTTTGGCCGTCTCGTTTTCCTATAAATAGAAGCCAGTCCTAGAGAAGTAGCCAACACTTGGAGCGCATAGCCATTGCATGCGAGTAGAGTGGGTACGTACGTAGCCGATCGATCGAGGAGAATGGCACTCACCTTTCCCATGGCGTCGTCCCCGAAGCATGGACCCGGAAACATCGCCAACCGGTGGCGGGAGCTCCAGGGCTCGGGGTCATGGGCCGGGCTCCTGGACCCGCTCGACTCCGACCTCCGCGCCTCTGTCATCGCCTACGGCGAGCTCGCGGAGGCCACATACGACGTGTTCGACACCAACGAGAGCTCGGCGGAGGCCGGCCAGTGCATGTACAGCTGCGCCGAAGTGCTCGCCGCCTCCGGCGTGTCCCACCCGGAGTACTACACCGTCACCAAGTTCCTTTACGCGACCTGCGATTTTCGACCGTGGTTGGAGTCGGAGTCGGAgtcagagtcggagtcggagagcGTGGTAGCCAAGGCGCTGTTCGTGAAGCCGGAGGGGGAGGGGGAGTGGCCGTGGGCGTGGGCGTCGACCAACTGGATCGGGTACGTGGCGGTAGCGACGGACGAGGGTGTGGTGGCGCTGGGCCGGCGCGACATCGTCGTGGCGTGGCGCGGCTCCGTTAAGGTAGTGGAGTTTCTCAAAGACACACACTTTTCGTTCGGGTCCGCGGAGAAGGTGCTGGGCCCGTCGTCGGAGAAATTCAAGAACGCAAAGGTGCACCGTGGCTTCCTGTCCGTGTACACAGCTGCACCGCGCTCCATTGAgaaccacctgctgcaggagactACTGACAACGGTGTAGTAACGACCAGTGTCGGAGAACAGGTGAACCTTCATTTCCCTGAATCTTACTCTTAATTAGTAGCACTGCGTGCGAGGGATAGGTACAATGTTTGGGCAGATCTACTACTAGGTCGACTTAGATATCTTTACGTGCGTACAGTATGCATGACAGTATGAGTAGAATCTGCTACTCCCTCCGATCGGAAAAGAGTGTCGGGCAGGTATAATGTTTGGGCAGTCTACTACCAGGTCGACTTAGATATCTTTACGTGCGTACAGTATGCAAGACAGTATGCATGACAGTATGATGACCCGCAGATTGTGCTTATAAAATGGGGCGCAGTTGATATCATAGCCGTTGTTTATAGTTGTGTTCCTCGAGATTCGGTCCAGCATGACCCCACGTGAAAAAGGAATCTACAGCTGTCATGTGTGTAAAATCAACAGTACTTTTGACATTACTACATGTACCATATGAAAAATTGACAAGAACTTTATAAATCCAGCAGTACTTTTTGCAGGACTACATGAACATGGCATATGGACTACATGCGCAAAAAAATAGAGGACTTTATAGATACAGTTCACGAAAtcaattttaaaaaattaaatatTAGACTCATTTTGAAGAGTTCGTCGGGAGGAAgtcaaatatgcaaacaaaatctcATTTATATTTATTACGCGAAAGTTATACTCATTTTAGAATTAGTAGTGTATTTCAAGAAGAGAATCTTTTGTACTGAGTGGATAAGCTAGCGGACCCCACAGATGAGCATCCATATGCATGTGAATGGCTGTGATTTCACTTGCGCCCCAATTCATAAGTGCCAATGCACAATGCATTTTCGACAGTACGAGTAGAATCTGCTAATCTTTTCCGATCGAAGGGAGTAATTAAGTACAACTTCACTCTAGAAGAAGCTGAAACTCATACTCTCACAAGGTTAAGTGCATATGGAAATAGAAGCTGCACTTTTTACATAACTCCCACTTTGCATATATACTTCAACGTACTTAGTATAAAATAAGTGACAGGAGTAGGAAACCCCAAAACACGTCAATTTGGTCTCAGTTAAGCATGCACGCATACTTATATATGCAGGCCCTCTTAGAAGTGGGGAAGCTAATGAAGGTGCACAAGGAGGAGGTGACCAGCATCACCGTCACCGGCCACAGCCTTGGCGCCTCACTTGCCACCCTCAACGCCATCGACATGGTGGCCAACCACATCAACGTGCCCCTGGGCACCACCTCCATGCAGCCGCCATGCCCCGTGACGGCGATCCTGTTCGCGAGCCCGCGGGTCGGGAACTTGGACTTCGAGCGCGCCTTCGCCTCGTTCTCCGAACTACGGGCACTCGGCGTGATCAACCAAAATGACAAAGTGCCGACGCTCCCACCAAAAATTGTGGGGTACGTGGATGCGGCAACGGCGACGCTACCTATCGACACGACGCGGTCACCGTTCCTGCGCCCCGGCAGCACCTGGACGTACCACAACCTCGAGTGCTACCTGCATGGCGTCTCCGGGGATCATGGTGCCAACAGGGACTTCAAACTGGTGGTGGACCGTGACCTGGGACTGGTGAATAAAGGTACCAACGCGCTGAAAGAGGGGTATCCGGTGCAGGAAAACTGGTGGAACGCCAATTACCGATGCACGGTCAACCATGTCGTTGGCCGCTGGAAGCTCGAGAACCTCAACCATGAATAATTAAGTTGTTAAGTTACTGTGCATGCACCCTCAGCCTTGGAGGAGGCTTATATCTACAATAATGCCGGTGCTTGACTAGTTGTGTGTTTTCGTATACATCCATAATTCATAGTAGACGGGCAGCGCACTTCGCCATGCCCGCCTGCCCACCATTGTCTCATTGCCTATTTTGTGTGTCATGTTGATGCATGGTTACTTTGTTTGAGCTATGCCCAGTTGAACTATATATTGTAGTCAGTGACATGTCTTCGTATTTCATCAAAATA includes the following:
- the LOC127308958 gene encoding phospholipase A1-II 7, producing the protein MALTFPMASSPKHGPGNIANRWRELQGSGSWAGLLDPLDSDLRASVIAYGELAEATYDVFDTNESSAEAGQCMYSCAEVLAASGVSHPEYYTVTKFLYATCDFRPWLESESESESESESVVAKALFVKPEGEGEWPWAWASTNWIGYVAVATDEGVVALGRRDIVVAWRGSVKVVEFLKDTHFSFGSAEKVLGPSSEKFKNAKVHRGFLSVYTAAPRSIENHLLQETTDNGVVTTSVGEQALLEVGKLMKVHKEEVTSITVTGHSLGASLATLNAIDMVANHINVPLGTTSMQPPCPVTAILFASPRVGNLDFERAFASFSELRALGVINQNDKVPTLPPKIVGYVDAATATLPIDTTRSPFLRPGSTWTYHNLECYLHGVSGDHGANRDFKLVVDRDLGLVNKGTNALKEGYPVQENWWNANYRCTVNHVVGRWKLENLNHE